The following proteins come from a genomic window of Anas platyrhynchos isolate ZD024472 breed Pekin duck chromosome 20, IASCAAS_PekinDuck_T2T, whole genome shotgun sequence:
- the SPECC1 gene encoding cytospin-B isoform X7, whose amino-acid sequence MGNQPGRAEEHDQGAVSAAKRTGIPAPREISSSVSRERAVLRGQANTRKTQPSPTSSGTPTPTKHVRPTSKSKQESETGDKAVLESQVKELLAEAKTKDSEITRLRCELKKCKEKGSLNPEPSDQNLEPSSPVDIDPLIRTLQEKNRTFQKELASLGEENRVLKEKLLYLENSPLSDTTTSSGGDSSLPTPTTQESSFGSPSKNALRNETDEHRQRVNGGVLRNSGSSSSDVTKASLSPDASDFEHIADIPSRPTSSNSNHIKGSKCSTTGSSPNNISDLSVASLTERIQKMEENHHSTAEELQATLQELSDQQQMVQELTAENEKLVEEKALLETSFRQHRDRAEQLSQENEKLVTLLQERSKNEESRAQEGKVLELEQKCAEVLEKAQFEREKLLNIQQQLTSSLRSLEREHQDAQQVIKGLRAENEKLLKLLEVEQQNNSTVTKTLEDCKIALEGLKIENGSLKTQLESEKQKAAEINAMGCTTDTSEVQEMLKVAHAEKDQLEASCTELKQELLKANSELKHVQGLLSKAENECGQLKEVCDRQAEQLSRTSQKLQEKTSENEADIKNLKETIFELEDQVEQHRAIKLHNNQLISDLESKTMKLEEQKQDIERQLKALTKQMKEDTEEWRRFQADLQTAVVVANDIKCEAQQELRVVKRKLQEEEEKSARLQKELDEVKGNNRCLNSTS is encoded by the exons GAGCGGTCTCAGCTGCAAAGCGCACAGGGATTCCGGCACCCCGGGAAATATCGTCATCTGTATCGAGAGAGAGAGCTGTATTGCGTGGTCAAGCCAACACTAGGAAAACTCAGCCCAGCCCCACTTCTTCTGGTACACCGACTCCTACCAAACATGTGCGTCCCACTAGCAAGTCCAAGCAGGAGAGCGAAACTGGTGACAAGGCTGTTTTGGAATCTCAGGTTAAAGAACTCCTGGCAGAAGCAAAGACAAAAGATTCTGAAATTACCAGGCTCCGTTGCGAACTgaagaaatgcaaagagaaagGGTCACTTAACCCTGAACCTTCAGACCAAAATTTAGAACCATCGTCACCTGTTGACATAGACCCACTAATAAGGacccttcaggaaaaaaacaggactTTTCAAAAAGAGCTTGCTAGCCTGGGAGAAGAAAATcgtgttttgaaagagaaattgcTTTATCTGGAGAACTCGCCTCTCTCAGACACAACAACAAGCAGTGGAGGTGACAGCAGCCTCCCAACCCCAACTACCCAAGAGTCCAGTTTTGGAAGCCCATCAAAAAATGCACTGAGAAATGAAACAGATGAGCACAGGCAGCGAGTGAATGGGGGCGTGCTGCGCAATTCAGGCTCTTCCAGCAGCGATGTCACTAAAGCTTCCTTGTCACCTGATGCATCGGATTTTGAACATATAGCAGATATACCTTCCAGGCCAACATCCTCCAACAGCAACCACATCAAAGGTTCCAAATGCTCCACTACAGGAAGTTCTCCAAACAATATTAGCGACCTTTCTGTTGCATCTCTTACAGAGAGAATacagaaaatggaagagaatCACCATAGCACAGCAGAAGAACTACAAGCCACTTTGCAGGAGCTGTCAGATCAACAACAAATGGTGCAGGAGCTGACAGCAGAAAATGAGAAGCTAGTGGAAGAGAAAGCTCTCTTGGAGACTTCCTTTCGTCAACATAGAGACAGAGCAGAACAGCTGAGTCAAGAAAACGAAAAGCTAGTGACTCTCCTCCAAGAGCGATCCAAGAATGAAGAAAGTAGAGCTCAGGAGGGGAAGGTCCTTGAACTGGAACAGAAGTGTGCAGAAGTTCTTGAAAAAGCACAGTTTGAAAGAGAGAAATTGCTTAACATTCAGCAACAGTTAACCAGCAGCCTAAGAAGCTTAGAAAGGGAGCATCAAGATGCCCAGCAAGTGATTAAAGGCCTGAGAGCTGAAAATGAGAAGCTGCTTAAACTACTAGAAGTGGAACAGCAGAACAACAGCACAGTTACAAAAACTCTGGAGGACTGTAAAATTGCGTTGGAAGGTCTAAAAATTGAGAACGGGTCTCTAAAAACCCAGTTAGAgagtgagaaacaaaaggctGCTGAAATCAACGCGATGGGATGTACTACTGACACCTCGGAGGTGCAAGAGATGCTGAAGGTAGCCCATGCAGAAAAGGATCAGTTAGAAGCATCTTGTACTGAGCTTAAGCAAGAGCTGCTGAAGGCTAACAGTGAACTGAAGCATGTTCAGGGGCTGCTATCTAAG GCTGAGAATGAGTGTGGTCAGCTGAAGGAGGTTTGTGACCGGCAGGCTGAGCAGCTGAGCAGAACCAGCCAGAAGTtacaagaaaaaacatcagAGAACGAAGCAGATATCAAAAACCTGAAGGAGACCATTTTCGAGTTGGAGGACCAGGTGGAACAACATCGTGCTATCAAACTTCACAACAACCAGCTCATCAGTGACCTAGAAA gTAAAACAATGAAGCTGGAGGAACAAAAACAAGATATAGAGAGGCAGCTGAAGGCTCTGACTAAGCAAATGAAG GAAGATACAGAAGAATGGAGGCGTTTTCAAGCTGAT